The genomic segment GATACCCCTTGACCCCTTGGAGGCTAGATTTACTGTAGTTAAAAACTTAGATATATCTATCTGACTGAGGTTGTAGAAAAGACAAGTTCTTATAGTGAAATCGTTTGTAAGATGCTGATGACACAATCCCTAACATTACAGGTGACCATCGAAAGTGAATAGATAAAAGATCTATCCGGAAAGATTTGTCATACCCATGTATCCCTCTCGGAACTTTGCCATTGAGCGAAAAGATTCCTCGGGCGTGAAGGTAGTGTTCCGTGAGGCCTCATATGTCAAGTTCAGCGTCATCGTCCACCCTCCTGGAAAATTTTTACATAAACATCATATACTAACGATTATTTTTTTCGGGGtccggtatccatcaaattgcgcgctctgattggctctcttgAGGTCCGGTATCCTACGATCCGGACCCCGCGATAACGGACCGCTCACCTCCAAAACTGATTTGTAAAATGCCCATCAAAAACGGGATTTTTACCCCCGAGGTTATAGATCTTCAAACTAAAacggcattttatttgttattttatctaGAATCCTTAACTTTACGGaaaatcggcttcaaactcactgtgttttgacaatttcccgccataatgattttggaacgcgcgcgacaatttcaagtttgatGTAAGTTTATTTGGGATAAAAAAGGCCGCAAATCGTCTCTTCATACGAAAAAAAACGACAAAATCACTCTGGAATTTACCTGCATAACATATCCACATTCAAAAGAAGTCCCTTAGTGAATATATCTTATCGAACAAACAGTGTGTAAAATAGATATTACCGTCTCTTTTTGTAGGTCCCAAAAATTGAAAACGCATGACCAAATTTTGCTACAGCACTCACGTCACTTTAACCTTACCACCACCGTTTCCACACGTCCCTTCAAACATAccatccccccctccccacacctCCCTTCAAACATaccatcccccctccccacacaaCACTCCAAGCATACCATCTCCCCTCCCCACACGTCTTTCCAAACATaccatcccccctccccacacgACACTCCAAGCATACCATCTCCCCTCCCCACACGTCTTTCCAAACATAccatccccccctccccacacctCCCTTCAAACATACCATTCCCCCTCCCCACACGTCACTCCAAACATACCATCTCCCCTCCCCACACGTCTTTCCAAACATATaccatcccccctccccctcacaaACACGCACACGCAACACCCTCTGAAAACAATCCTGAATCCTACCCTGCAGCTGCCAATTATTATATGATGTACCTTCTTCGTCCGCCATATCGCAATATACAGGGAATGCCGATCCTGTCTTTTCCGGGTCGATGTAGTACTTCCCACTTCCGCAGCTCCTTCCTTGGTCCATGATATCTTTGCATGACAAACCTGGCGGCTCTGAATGATAAAATAACATGTGCGTAAGATCCTTATCGTAACTGGTCTTTTCTGCACTTTAGAGGATGAGCTATAGATGTCCGTAAATAGCATAATCGCACAAAAATTTTCCCTATGCTTTGCGCGTTCCGCAATTACATAAGCCCTTTGTAGaaataaaactataaaagCCAAACCTAAATTGGAAGCAAGaaacaaaatgcaccccttgaAAATCAGATGCATGTTAAGAAATTAACTTTCAGCCCAAATAAATTTGGATAACTGGAAGTTTAAAAATCTGGACGAGCATACCAATCTTTATCTTGGACTAAACCAATTTCCCATCAATAAAGTGCAAAAACGGATAAGAACGGATAAGAAGTCGCACAGCACGATTTTCATAGAAACAATAAGGGGGATTACGTTCGGTTAAGTTTTCACgagttttatttaattatataCAGTAACTAGAGATTTCTTTCCGAGTAGCGTTAAATATGTATGCCATCAAGgatgttttctttgtaaaatGTCATCCAGTGAAAACCTTCTATGGCAACCCTAGGTGTACTTGAGTTATTAATATCGATATACTAATAAATTCTTAGAGTTTTTACGAAGCTTTCATAtattaaaatgttttgattGCAGATGTGTCTTTCGCTTGATGAATAATAAATGGGTCACAGATAAAAATGCGTGCActtaaggctaagttcaaaagtcgcattatccatgagccgtattcaatgcaaatgcgtgcaaataaagataaaacaatcggctcgattcatttgcatgaaCTTatattgaatacggctcatggataatacgacgtttgaacttagcctaagggGTGTTTTTGGTTagtcttaaagccgcattatcaccatttTTACTTTCgaaggtccgacggaaacctcaaccgttaaaagacaatagaatctattagaacCAGCGCTATTTAACaagccatccgctctaaattttCACTGTTTAGCGTTGTTTTTAGTAATACTTAATTCAATAGAGAATGGCTACAAGTGCCATTAGGGTCATACAAGATATTTACAGCACCTTCACAATgtctccctgtgtacccaGCATGACATGCACACGTATAATTGTCGTCATGGTAACGTGCTTGGCAGCTGCCGTTATTCAGGCAAGGTTGGAAAAAGCAGCGGGTCTGTAAAgatcatataaaaaaatcttCAGTTGTAACTCATGGTCATACAAACCTATCCGCGCCTTAGCAGCTTAGAGATTTTCAAAAGTTTGACTGTGTTTTCTTTTAAGTGCATATCGCTTTTCTGCATTGTGACTTTCTTTTGATTAACATTCTGATGACTTACGcctaaaaattgttttttttttttcacaattaacagcttttaaatCAAACTTTTTTCCTAGCTAAGAGCCGTAAGGACATAACTTTCCATAATTATTCAATTGTGACATATTTCACAACAATAACCAGGCTGGCCCGGATCTCAtgacaacaaaaaacatatcCGGGGCTAAAAAAgcagaaataataaaaaatcttGATCATAAAATGACTTACATCAATACTATAGTGGGTCCAGCTTGTGTTTGTCTGTATTTTTGAGGACGAGTTATAGATGTCGGTAGATAGTACCTCGCACAAAAACTTGGATCTGCCGTCAGACGTTTTCTCGAGGTTCAGCGAAAAGCAAGAGTCATTTCGCAGACACGCCAAAACACACGCGCCTGGTCTTTCCACCGTCAATGTTAGTTTTTCTGACACATTCAAGAATTTGTTGCTGTGTTTACGGAATTTCCCAAGACTTTTGGCATTTCTCCTATTAAGGCTATTTGAGGCAAGAAATATCTCCGCATTTACTGACAATAAGTATGACAACTGGACAATAATGTAGCACGATAATGCTGCATCCATCTCTTTGGCagcttttctttattttcaggtAGAAACGTTGAACTATGTGTTACTAGGTACCTTAACTTAACCAATGAACGATCAACTTGAAGCATTTGTCATCAAAAGCCCCCCTTTGATTCTCGGATTTCCCACCGTTTAGGATAATGCGTACTACACAATCGACTCGGTAGTTCACTCTGCAACTATACCATTGCACCTGTCAGGACATAGATATTGTAAGGATTCTTCAAAATACGTATCTAGCCCAGCCCCTTGCGCATGAATTCCTTTAGTTTGCCGTGAGGGGCTGGGGAGACGTACCAACTATTACTGACTACAGGAAACCCTATTAGAAACCCGTGTAAGGAGGCTTGGGACTAGGCTGGTACATATATAGTTCCATTTTTGAGTAACTAGTTTAattggaaaaaatatatataactcCAAAATGGTGGTAGCGGCTATGAAAAGTCGCTTGGAAAAGGGGTAAGGAAAACAGTCACTAGGATATAAAATGGATCGAAATCGAAATGGAGCAACACTGATTTAgctaaaacctttaaaagaaaaagtcgacaacaacgcagatttatgttttttagaacgatatttcggcaggccaatacctgccttcttcagctTATACGCCGGTTAAAGCCACCGTCAGTGTcagcgcgagctatcagtgtggcttctcttgctGCCAGTAGCCATCAGAAAAGCGAGCTCAATCAATTTGGGTTTCCCTTGGAACGAGCCGGAAACATACATTGCAATATACCACTCTTGCATTGGTTAATTTCCTTTACATTCAGCTGTAGGTCTTTTTGTCCCATTTCTTTTATTGAGTTGTTGCATCAAACGGGAGGCCTGTGCTCCCAGTAATTGATTAATCATCCGCTGTCCAGAAAAATATATCGTGGACGCACTTCCCTCTCCGCCCGGAAAATTGTTTCCTTTTCCCTACGTAGTTCATGTCACACACACGGTGTGATTTTATGATCGCCATATAAGTATGCGTGCGCCCGAGTAAAGGGCCGAAGCCTTATTAGACCGGTAAGTGAACCTTATAAAGACATTAGTGAGTGCTTTCTTGAGTAAAATATGGTTTGTTTTGGGTAAAACCACGAACATCGCGTCTATGTGAAGTGGGTGTGTCGAATATTTTGTAAGTTGAGATGTCTTTTGCTGGCTCGTTTTGGCCGTAATCTCAGGTTATACGCCATATTTTCATATATCAACGTGTTTGTAAGctaatttattatatttattgtcCGTTGTTGTGCATTTTGACTTATTTTTTACGGGTTTGTACGATATGTATGTCGCTATTTCTGCTTTCGCTTTGAAACTTTGCTcgtggggaggggagggagggaaagAGCGAGGAAATAGCAAATGTTTCATGATAGTTAAATATGGTCCACTCTTTTGGAGTCTCTagaatgaaaaaaatcattcaAATTCTTTCCACACATCCATTTAACTTGACCAACAGATTCTTTAGCCAGTTAAAATTGGCTAGTTGAGTAGTAAAGAAGGCAGAGTTATAGAATTtttgtgtatttggatagaaaagGTTTAAATCTAGATGGGTCTTGTCCCTGTTTACTGGAGTTTAAAGAATGGCTTAGAAATTATTTGCCAATTTCAAACCATACCAATGTCACAGAATTACTGCTGCCCACAATGCATTTATCTCCCATGTAGTTCTTTATTTTCTAGATTTCTTTAAGTAAAAGGTTATGCAGACTTTAACAATAAATGATTTCTTTCGTTCAGGAATTATGGCCTCTGACTCCCACCGCGAGAACTTCCTGCGCCTTTTGCAACTGCTGATAGAGGGGGGTACGACAGCACTGAGAACATACTTTGATGCCATCCACCCCCCTGCCACCCTTGCAGGGGTTCTCGCCGCCAAGCACAGTCAACTCCAAAACTTGTACAAGAAAGGCATCATAAATTCTTCCCAATGGCCATTGCTTTATCCTCCAAGTGGAAATCCTGATTCTAAGCTATTTGATATAACTCTGCTGACCATGTTACTAAGAAATATCTGTGGAATCCTGACTCCCACTGATCCATTCTGGAGTACTTACCCACCTGACACAGATAACTCTGATAAGGCTCATTTAGTGAGGATACGGATGTTGAGAAATGAATTTGGCCATCGcaccactatcactatcaaTGATTCTGACTTTGAGGCCTATTGGCAGAAGATCTCAGATGCACTGGTGTCCCTTGGGGCCGAAAAGGCTGAGATTGGTGAAATGAAAACAAGGCCCCAGGGAACCAAGGATTATCATGGGACTCTTCAAAGATGGATTCACTGTGACTTACAAGAGCTGAAAATGGAATCTGAAAAAGTGCAGAATATGGGTATGTAAGGCTTAGTGCAAGGGGCAGGGGCTGTCTGGAAAGGAAACTTTGTCTAACCTTATCAATATACTAAGATACACAAAACATAAATTATGTTCGATAAAATTATTCTTTTTCTGAAGTCGTATTTTGAAATTACGTTTGCAAATTGATTGGTTTTATCGATAGAATATGAAATTATACCTTAATTGACATTGGGTGACATTGAATTGTCATTGAATTTCTTGTTACACAGCAATCCTTCTCAAGGATTTCCAAATATCGTCACAGCTGTCACAGTTGTGATATCCAGGGGGTTGGTCTTGGTTTTTGCTaagggaaagggggggggggggagggtgagcCAATGGTTATTCCatcatgatttttaattcttgTAACCAAACCGCAATGCAAACACAATGCAATATATAAAAAGCAGTCCATACACATATTTTTGTCAGGTGATAGTTTGATACACCTTGAGTAGAATATAAAACTCTCTTTTGTATCCTTggagtaaaaaaaaggtttaaatATGGTGAAGTTGGGAACTGTGAAATCTGCACTCTTAGTGGGGAAGTGTGAAATCTGCCCTCTTAGCGGGGAACTGTGAAATCTGCCCTCTTAGTGGGGAACTGTGAAATCTGCATTCTTAGGGGGGAACTGTGAAATCTGACCTCTTAGCGGAGAACTGTGAAATCTGCACTCTTAGCGGGGAACTGTGAAATCTGCACTCTTAGCGGGGAACTGTGAAATCTGCACTCTTAGTGGGGAACTGTGAAATCTGCACTCTTAGCGGGGAACTGTGAAATCTGCACTCTTAGCGGGGACATGTGAATTCTGCACTCTTAGTGGGGAACTGTGAAATCTGCACTCTTAGCGGGGAACTGTGAAATCTGCACTCTTAGTGGGGAACTGTGAAATCTGCACTCTTAGCGGGGAACTGTGAAATCTGCACTCTTAGCGGGGACATGTGAATTCTGCACTCTTAGTGGGGAACTGTGAAATCTGCACTCTTAGCGGGGACATGTGAAATCTGCACTCTTAGCGGGGAACTGTGAAATCTGCACTCTTAGCGGGGACATGTGAAATCTGCACTCTTAGCGGGGAACTGTGAAATCTGTACTCTTAGGGGGGTCTGTGGGCATGCTACCTCTGGAAGATTTTGAAAGCTTGGAAATGCTGGAAATTGCTATTTTCAGCTCATTCTTTGTAGTGTCTCCCTGCTCTTTTCTAACTTAACAATTAGTGTTATAAACACATTTTACTTTGCAGCCCaaggagaggggggagggaggttaGCACCCTTGTAAACCTATTACTCTACAAGTGTCTGTCTCTCCTGCTCTGTCTTCTGCTGACTGATGGCTAAATGTATCGAAGTGTCCTGCCCCAGTCAATGTTCTTACAGAAAGTTGTCTTTGTTGTTCCAGGTGGGAAGGTGAATAGTAAGGATGCCGATGGGGGTGTGGCCAAAAAAATGGATGAGGTGACTGAGAAAATGTCTGAATTATCATCTACTACTGAAAAAGCTACTGGGGATATTCAACAGCACATGTCTGAACTGTCAGCTGAAGTCACATGTAAAAGTGATTCAAATACAGAAAAGATTGTGTCTGAAGTTAAAGGTGATTTGaaagaaattaaagaaaaGATTGTGTCTGCAATAGCCTCACTCCAAGTTGAATCACCAAGTAAGCGAAACAGCGTTCTTTCCTTTTTCTGCTCACATGTTCATCAATGATGTAGAATTCATTTTAGACTATTATACTCTGTTCCCGTCAGTGTGTTAACAGCAAGGTGTTGTTTCAGGTCGGAAGATAGAGAGCAAAGATGCGGCCACTATAACTGAGGAAGACAAGGCTGCATCTATGAGGTAAATCCACATTATCTTTTATGTAAAAGATACACAAAAGGgcaattaaaaagaaaagatttAGCCAGAGACTGCTAGGAATTTCTAGAGCACATCGATTAAAAGCTCTAGATTCCTATATTGAAAATTGCcatttatagccaaattcgttgttgcagGACCTCCCAGAATCCGGCAATAGCGCGTATTCAATCAAACTAAACAATCAAACCAGACAAACTGCCCCCAAAGCTTttgtctgactacgcgctattcctaactgagacaaggattttggattcgtcGTGGTAGGGCAACAATGAATTTGGTTGCAATATTTCGAAAGGGCCTTAAAAGCAGAGGTCTATACTTCTGTGTGTAAATTTGTCATACCATTGTGTGTGTTTAgggaatttttttctttctccaaACAAAGTGATGTTGCCAACTTTTTTTCATACATACCataatcatgtttttttattgggtCACCATGTGTGCACTTGTGGGAATTTCTGATATTTCTTTCTCCAATCAAATAAAGTGATGTTGCCAACTTTTTTTCATACATACCataatcatgtttttttattgggtCACCATGTGTGCACTTGTGGGAATTTCTGATATTTCTTTCTCCAATCAAATAAAGTGATGTCGCCAACTTTTTTTCATACATACCataatcatgtttttttattgggtCACCATGTGTGCACTTGTGGGAATTTCTGATATTTCTTTCTCCAATCAAATAAAGTGATGTCGCCAACTTTTTTTCATACATACCataatcatgtttttttattgggtCACCATGTGTGCACTTGTGGGAATTTCTGATATTTCTTTCTCCAATCAAATAAAGTGATGTTGCCAACTTTTTTTCATACATACCataatcatgtttttttattgggtCACCATGTGTGCACTTGTGGGAATTTCTGATATTTCTTTCTCCAATCAAATAAAGTGATGTTGCCAACTTTTTTTCATACATACCataatcatgtttttttattgggtCACCATGTGTGCACTTGTGGGAATTTCTGATATTTCTTTCTCCAATCAAATAAAGTGATGTTGCCAACTTTTTTTCATACATACCataatcatgtttttttattgggtCCCCACGTGTGTGCTTGGGGGAAtttctgatattttttttaacctgagtatcaggccctcctTTGTTTCTATCGCCCCGGCGAGAAACAATTCTccaacttttgaaaaaaaaaatcctctgatactcaggctaatatttctttctccaaacaaataaagtgaTGCCGGCAACTTTGCTTTGTTACAAGATGGTGGTAACCTTGTTTGTTTATGTGTTAGTTTTAAATGTACAGTACATTACCTTACTTGTATTAGTTTGTTCAAACCCAGGTCATCAGGCTCAGATGATAAAGATCCCCCAATGAAAAAAGGTAAATATCTTAATTTAAAATTTCATTACTTTATACAGTATTTAAAAAAGTAAGCTCTGTACTTTGGCTTTTCAAAGCCATTAAAATCTCAAATATGTTTACTTGAATATGAAGGTTAGATGTGATAAGGGGCAAGGAGTCTCACTTTTAATAAGTCCTGATCTCTCCCATGTGTTATGTTTTATCCCAAATTAGTCACCACTACAAAGACCTCAAACCTTGCCGTCTACAGGTTATTCTCAGTCATGATATTTTAGTGATGCAAAAGGTGAAATGTTGGCAACAGAGATACTGAGGGGTTGTTTAGGCTTTGGATTACACACTAACTGGGtatagagaaaaaataatgaaactGAATTTTAGATCAGAAAACAATGAGTCTGTCAGACTTACATGTCATTTGCAATGTTCTgaggtttcattttttttctgttgtctatttttcattttcatgcCAATGCTTTTAGAATTTAGAAACATACAACTATTTGCGACCCATTTGATGAGAGGTTTCTATCTAgatttccctgctagcagaggcctcttttctctgtatttcgctgggctggagttcgcgaggaaaagatacctctgccatgggtcgaaactgtctCTGTTTCGCATGCGttagcgttaataagcgaccgacgtgccaaaaccagtaccatcgcgcgaaagctgtcaatatgctaatatactttgcatgggtttagtcggaaatcatgaatcaaactccggttagttctcctctccgaaaaaaagaacaaaactgttcaatttcaatcacctaaaacgtcactaaaaagattgaacaacgaacgcagcaaagacgagttttgtcttgtttgtgggattaattttaagacatctgggcaggcgagtttcttcaatgtaaatatcgcacagttggattcgaagaaaatgttacaaaactttttggtaaacttagatcagctattcccagaagaatatgcaaaacctgtaaacggaagattgactcgttagtcaaaagagagaaaattctgaatgaagataaggcattgaatggcttcttttataattcgtcgcgtgatatttctacggaggacgccgtttcgaatgcgggcttattatcccgcagcggatatacgttttatgcatgcgctagtcattgtgggctcaaatagtggccagtaattaatgaacggagcatgcgctctggatctcgtccacgatcgtggacggcggtttgatcaaacgaacttgcgacccatggcagaggtatcttttcctcgcgaactccagcacagcgaaatacagagaaaagaggcctctgctagcagggaatatCTAGATCTGCTCTGTGTCTAATTGATggcatttttgtttgttttagtgATTCAAGACTTTGTTAAGTATCTTCATCAGAGGTACACCACAGGTGAAGATATATCAATAGAGCCACTTGAAGACATGGGTGACGGCAACTTCACGCTAGAGAACATGTTCACAGAGCTGGAGATCACCAAGAAAGACACCGAAATCAAGGTGCCGATGTATGACATCTTTACTGCTAGTGAACCATCCAAGACGGTACGGAGTGTTCTCCTGGAGGGGGAATCTGGGGTGGGCAAGACCACCTTTTGCCAAAAACTTGCTTACGACTGGGCAAAGGGGGCCTTGCCCAAGTCTTTCCCCCAGGTGGAAATACTCCTCTCTCTTAAATCAAAAGAAATGAGCGGTGGTGGCTTATGGAAAGCCATTAGCGAGCAGCTCGTTCCTGAGGAAACTAATGACGATGAGAGAGAGGAGTTATTCCACTATTTAAAAGAGAACCAAGAAAAGGTCTTGATTATTTTAGACGGTTATGATGAATTGCCCTCACATGCGAGTGTCAAAGAGAGCATAAATAAGGTAGTGAGCAAGGAAGCTTTGCCTTTCTCCTATACTCTCATAACAAGTAGACCAGAGAAGAGGCTAAGTAAGTATTTTATAGGGGGCA from the Nematostella vectensis chromosome 4, jaNemVect1.1, whole genome shotgun sequence genome contains:
- the LOC5516144 gene encoding uncharacterized protein LOC5516144 isoform X1; protein product: MDAALSCYIIVQLSYLLSVNAEIFLASNSLNRRNAKSLGKFRKHSNKFLNVSEKLTLTVERPGACVLACLRNDSCFSLNLEKTSDGRSKFLCEVLSTDIYNSSSKIQTNTSWTHYSIDTRCFFQPCLNNGSCQARYHDDNYTCACHAGYTGRHCEEPPGLSCKDIMDQGRSCGSGKYYIDPEKTGSAFPVYCDMADEEGGWTMTLNLTYEASRNTTFTPEESFRSMAKFREGYMGITMDALRELQQLTSFTQMRFVCHKQKVGRTLHIITTPDSKGKAVVDFFTAKTNNFPAACGSFTRGATDNSMLSGRCERWGRDALGHYYKGLWGETDIIWPPYQRMYDHSLFERDMYIWAVKHNCDDLGDTPTDGDFWKIFVR
- the LOC5516144 gene encoding uncharacterized protein LOC5516144 isoform X2, with product MDAALSCYIIVQLSYLLSVNAEIFLASNSLNRRNAKSLGKFRKHSNKFLNVSEKLTLTVERPGACVLACLRNDSCFSLNLEKTSDGRSKFLCEVLSTDIYNSSSKIQTNTSWTHYSIDTRCFFQPCLNNGSCQARYHDDNYTCACHAGYTGRHCEEPPGLSCKDIMDQGRSCGSGKYYIDPEKTGSAFPVYCDMADEEGITMDALRELQQLTSFTQMRFVCHKQKVGRTLHIITTPDSKGKAVVDFFTAKTNNFPAACGSFTRGATDNSMLSGRCERWGRDALGHYYKGLWGETDIIWPPYQRMYDHSLFERDMYIWAVKHNCDDLGDTPTDGDFWKIFVR